Within the Chloroflexota bacterium genome, the region ACATTGTCAAACTAATCTGAAATCTTTGAGGAGTATTGTTATGGCTATTGATCCTGCTGCCATTGAAGAGTATCGTGAAGTTTTAGGGGATGAATTCGCCGCTTTTTTTGTTGATTTAATCGATGATTTCTTTGTCAGTGGCCCAGCCTTGGTTCAGGAT harbors:
- a CDS encoding Hpt domain-containing protein, coding for MAIDPAAIEEYREVLGDEFAAFFVDLIDDFFVSGPALVQDLKNALTSNDVELFTRAAHTMKSNCKTFGAYEFANYA